CAGTAAAAACATCAGCGGAACTGCTATGTAAAAACACATTTCGATCTTAAGAGTCCATAAAGCTCCGTTTACCGCTTGATTTCCAAATACCCCCGGAAGCCATGGAGCTTTAAAATTGAGGAATATTGAATTCCAGAACAAATATTTATACACCTGTGTATTGCTGAAGTATTCGGAGAATGGTAAAGTACTCACCAGGCTCAATAGAGTAGCACAAAGGAATACAACAAGTAAATAGGCAGGAACAATCCTGTTGAACCTTTTCTTAGCGTAGCTTTTCAGGCTGGAAGATCTCTCGTAGCTTCTTGCAATTAAGAAACCACTTACAATGAAAAACGAGAAAACAGCAACTTCAACAGGGCTATGGGTTAAAAAGGAAAGCTTTTCAGAAGCACTTAAAGCACCCAAATGTCCAACGAAGACAATAAAAGCGAGGAGAACACGGATGAAGTCAAAATTGTTTTTCGTTATAGCCTGCATTTTTTTTCTTTCCTACAAAAATAACTTTTTTAATAAAACAGAGGTATTTTCAAATGTTCAATATTTGTTAAATAAAGAGAATATGGCCTCATGCTATTTTAAAATATGTATAAATAAAAGCCGATAAAATAATTTTTCACAAAAAATAGTAATATAAATCAAAAAAATTATAATTTTAGCGCTTGAAAAAATTGATCTATGAAGAAATTAGCACTACTATTTTTTGGTTTATCATTATTGGTAACTACCGGCTGTAATAATAGCAACGATATTGTTATAGATGAACCTGTTATTGGACTCTGGCAACCGCTAAAAGAGGTGGTTACTACCGTTGAGGTAGGGGAGCAGCCAATTTCAGATGTGATTACATATACCGACTGCCAGAAACAATCCAGATGGTGGTTCAGTACGGAAATAACCGGGAAAAGAATAGATGTGGAGGATCCTACTACAGGAACAGCCTGTAATATTTTACCTGATAAAAACTTTACATACTCATACGATAAAAGTGGTAAAACCCTTCAGATCAAATATCAGGGAGTGGTAGCACCGGTGAATACAAAAGTTATGACACTGGATGCAACAACGCTCAATTTATCAATTAGAGAAGAAACCGAAGATCCTACGATATACAAAACAAGAACTATTACTTTTAAAAGAGTGAACCCTCAGTCTTAATAGTGTCCTTCAAGATATAATAAAGGTCTCATCTTCGGGTGAGACCTTTCTGTTTTACAGGGAATGGTAATTCATCATAAATTAAATTTCTATTTCCTTTAAAATCATTATTTTTGTGAATCTTGTTTTACAAGAAAAACAATTCGATATTAAAGTCTAACATATAAACATCTATATAAAGTGTTTTACGATCATCAGCAGATAGAAAAAAAGTGGCAGAAATACTGGGAGGACAATCAAACATATAAAACTTCCAACAATACCGATAAACCTAAATTTTATGTACTCGATATGTTTCCGTACCCATCCGGAGCAGGACTTCACGTAGGACATCCGCTAGGATATATTGCGTCAGATATCTATGCGAGATATAAAAGACACCAGGGGTTTAACGTTCTCCACCCGGTAGGTTATGACAGCTTCGGGCTTCCTGCTGAGCAGTATGCAATCCAGACAGGACAACATCCCGCTATTACTACAGAACAAAATATCAACAGATACGAGGAGCAATTAAGAAAAATCGGATTCTCATTTGACTGGAGCAGAGAAGTAAGAACTTCTGATGCCTCTTATTATAAATGGACCCAGTGGATTTTTATCGAACTGTATCACTCCTGGTATAATAAAAATACAGACAAGGCAGAATCTATTGATACTCTAATCAAACATTTTGAAGAAAAAGGGACAGAAGGATTAAATGCCAATCAAAACGATGAATTGAATTTCACCGCTGAAGAATGGACTAATGCTTCTGCTATTGATAAAGAAGATATCTTATTAAACTATCGTCTTGCTTTTAGAGCAGAGACTACAGTGAACTGGTGCCCTGCTTTAGGAACAGTTTTAGCGAATGATGAGATAAAAGACGGAAAATCTGAAAGAGGAGGTTTCCCTGTGTTCCAAAAGAAAATGATGCAGTGGAGCATGAGAATTTCTGCTTACTCTGAAAGACTGTTACAAGGTCTTTCTACATTGGACTGGCCGCAACCGTTGAAAGATGCTCAGGAATACTGGATCGGAAAATCTCAGGGAGCACAGGTTCAGTTCCAGGTAGAAGGTCACAACGAAATTGTTGAGGTTTTCACTACAAGACCTGATACCATCTTTGGAGCAACCTTTATGGTATTGGCTCCGGAAAATCCTTTAGTGGATACTATTACTACAGAGGCTCAAAAAGCAGAAGTAGATACTTATATAGAAGAAACTTCCAAGAAAACCGAAAGAGACAGAATGTCTGACGTGAAAAACGTGAGTGGAGCTTTCACAGGAAGTTATGTAATCAACCCATTCAGCGGAGAGAAAATGCCAATCTATATTTCAGACTATGTATTGATGGGATATGGAACAGGAGCTGTAATGGCTGTTCCTGCACATGACGAACGTGACCACAGATTTGCAAAGAAATTTAATTTAGAAATTAAAAAAGTAGTTGAAACAGAAGAAGACGTTCAGGAAAATTCTTTTGACTCTAAAGACTCTGTTTGTGTAAACTCAGATTTCTTAAACGGATTACATTATGCTGAAGCCAAGTCCAAAATAATTTCTGAAATTGAAACGAAAGGTATCGGTCACGGAACGACGAACTACAGACAACGTGATGCTATTTTCTCCAGACAACGGTATTGGGGAGAACCGGTTCCTATATATTATAAGGATGGAATGCCATACACATTACCTGTTTCTGCATTACCATTAGAACTCCCTGAAGTTGAAAAATATTTGCCAACGGAAGATGGAGATCCACCACTAGGAAATGCTAAAACATTTGCATGGGATGAGGTGAACCAGAAAGTAGTTTCTACAGATTTAATTGATGACCAAACAATATTCCCATTAGAATTATCTACAATGCCAGGTTGGGCTGGAAGCTCATGGTATTTCCTTAGATATATGGATCCACAGAATGATGGAGAATTCAGCGCAAAGAACCTTTCAGATTATTGGGGACAAGTAGACTTATATATAGGAGGTAGCGAGCATGCAACCGGTCACTTATTATATTCACGTTTCTGGAATATGTTCTTAAAAGACAGAGGATATATCAATCATGATGAGCCTTTCCAGAAATTAATCAACCAGGGAATGATCCTGGGGATGAGTGCATTCGTATATAGAATTGATGGTACTAATCAATATGTATCTAAAAATTTAGCGAGCGAATATCAGACTCAGCAGATCCATGTTGATGTATCCTTATTAAAAGGAACATCTGATGAATTGGATACTGAAGCATTCAAAGCATGGAGACCAGACTATGCTCATGCAGAATTTATTCTGGAAGATGGAAAATACATCACAGACCGTGAAGTAGAAAAAATGTCCAAGTCAAAATACAATGTAGTAAACCCTGATGATATTTGTGATGAATATGGGGCAGACGGACTAAGATTGTATGAAATGTTCTTAGGACCATTAGAGCAATCCAAGCCTTGGAATACACAGGGGCTAAGCGGAGTATATGGTTTCCTTAAAAAATTCTGGAACCTTTATTTCAATGGAGAGGTATTTGAAGTTTCTGAAGAAGAACCTACAAAAGCAGAATATAAAGTTTTGCATACCTTAATAAAGAAAGTCGTTTACGATATTGAAAACTTCTCTTTCAATACCTCTGTATCATCATTTATGATCGCTGTAAATGAGCTTCAGAAATTAAAATGTAACAAACGCAATATTTTAGAACCACTAGCCGTTATCATTTCTCCATATGCACCGCACATTTGTGAAGAATTGTGGAGTTTATTAGGTCATGATACCTCTATCGAATTCGAGAAGTTTCCGGCATTAAACGAAGATTATCTAATCGAGGATGAAATTGAGTATCCGGTAAGTGTAAATGGTAAAATGAAGTTCAAAATTTCTCTTTCAGCTCAATTATCTGCTAAGGAGGTAGAAGATTTGGTGATTTCAAATGAGAAAATGCAACAGATTTTGGAGGGTAAAACCCCTAAAAAAATCATTGTAGTCCCTCACCGTATTGTGAATATCGTAATTTAAAAAAAAATTAACATTGGGAAATTAAAAAAAATGGGTGTTTTATTTTTTTGATTTTTTAATTCAAATGTTAAATTTGGGGAAAATAAATAAAATATTTAAGAATAATTATTATATCGGAATCGTATTAAATTTTCTTTATCAAAAAAAAGCAAAATGTTTAATTAAGACTCTTGCATTTTAATTAATTTTGCCTTTAATTTACACCCTGTAAAATTTTAAAACAATATAATTTAGTTAAATATGGAAATGAATGTTTCAAAAAATGATGAGCAAGTAGTTGCTAGAAAGGCAGGAGGTTTAAATCCAGCTGTTATTATTCCTATTCTATTTATTATAGGAGTATGTATTTATTTATTCGTTCTTGGTAGCCCAGGAAACTTTAAAGATGCAGATAAACTAGGAAGTGGATCTGTAGCTTTCTCAAGTATTGAAGGAAAAGACATTCACCCAGAGTCGTTTTTAGGTATTATCTACAAAGGAGGAGTTATTGTACCAATCTTGATTACTTTCATGATTACGGTAATCGTTTTCTCTTTTGAAAGATATTTCGTTCTTGGTAAAGCTGCTGGAAAAGGAAACTTAGACAACTTCGTAGTACAAGTAAGAAGCTTACTAAACCAAAACAAAATCGACGAAGCTATTGAAGAGTGCGACAGACAACAAGGTTCTGTAGGTAACGTAGTAAAAGAAGGTCTTACTACTTACAAAGCTCTTGCTCACGATAACACACTAAATAAAGAGCAGAAAATGGTAGCGCTTAACAAAGCTATCGAAGAAGCTACAACTCTTGAGATGCCAATGCTTGAGAAGAACATGATGATCCTTTCTACTTTAGGTACTGTTGCAACATTAGTAGCACTACTTGGAACGGTAATCGGGATGATCAAGGCATTCTTCGCGTTAGGTTCAGGAGGTGGTACTCCAGATGCTGCTGCTCTATCTACAGGTATCTCTGAAGCCTTGATCAACACGGCATTAGGTATTGGTACTTCAGCTATCGCTATTATCCTTTATAACTTCTTTACATCTAAAATTGATGGATTAACTTACAAGATCGATGAGATCTCTATGAGCATCCAGCAGTCTTTCGCTGAATTCAACTAAGAATTAGCAAGAAATTTGCATTAGCAATTAAAAGAAGTTTAATTAAAAATATTTTATAATAATGGCGAGAGTCAAACCTAAAAGACATGGAGTAGTAACGGACATGACCGCAATGTGTGACGTTGCGTTCCTACTTCTTACGTTCTTTATCTTGACCACTCAGTTTAAAAAACCTGACGTGGAGCAGATCAAACCGCCATCTTCAATTTCGGAAAAATTGCTTCCTGATGCTAGTTTAATGACTATCAACGCTACTCCGGACGGAAAATTCTATTTCCAACCGGTAGAAAACGCATCAGAAAGAGTTGCTCTTTTGGATAAAATGGGAAAAAAGTATGGTATTACTTTTGACAATAACCAAAAAGCTGCATTCCAGAAAGTTCAGGCAATTGGAGTTCCAATGAACCAACTAAAAGGTTACTTGGATATGCCTGCAGATGAGCAGAAAAATTATAAGAGTCCTACAGGTATTCCTATGGACAGTACAAATAAGCAATTAATTGATTGGGTAAAAGAAAGTTTGAGCGTTAACCCTGACTACAAGTTAGCAATTAAAGGAGACGTTACAACTCAGTACCCTAAAGTTAAAGGTCTGTTTGAAGGTTTAAGAGATATTGATTTTCTTAAATTCTGGTTGATTACATCACAAGAAGGTAAACCTAACGAATAATATCGATAGAAATGGCAGAAGTACAAGTACAAGAAAAAGGCGGCAAGGGCGGCAAGGTCCGTTCCAAGAAGCAGAGTACCAGAGTCGATATGACTCCGATGGTGGACTTGGGTTTTCTATTGATTACCTTCTTTATGTTCACAACTACATTCAGTAAACCGAATGTTATGGACTTAGGTCTTCCGGCAAAACCAAAGCCAGATGCTCCTAAACCTCCACCAACAGAAATTAAACTTTCTAACTCAATTTCTATCTTATTAGGAAAAAACAATAGAGTTTTCTGGCACCAGCAGGATGCAACTTCCTTGAATGACCAAACTCTTATGGAAACTACTCTTGATAGAGATGGAATTAGAAAAATAATTCAGCAGGCAAAATCTAGAGCTGCAGATCAAACGAAATTTACCGTGATCATTAAGCCAACAGACGATGCTGTATATAAGAACTTTGTTGATATTCTTGACGAAATGGCAATTACTAAGAGCGAACAATACGGTGTTACCGATGTGAAGCCTTGGGAGAAAGCTGTTTATGAAAAGAAAATAGGAGGTGCTGCTGCACCGGCTGCTACAAAGTAATTTAACCATAAAATTGTATATCTAATCTATGGCAGATGAAAATGTATACGGTCAGAATCTTACTCTAGACGAAATCGTATTTGAAAATAGAAACAAGGAATATGGTGCCTATGATCTTAGACATCAGTATCCGAGACTTTTAACAAAGTCATTTATTATCGGAACAGCATTATTCCTTTTGGCAGCTTTGTCTCCGTTCATCTATCTTACGATCAAGAATCTTACAGCTCCGCCTAAGCAAGAAGTAAAGGCAGATCTTGTAGATATCCTTGAAGAAGAACCGATTATCGAGCAGCCTAAAGAAGAAGAACCACCTCCACCACCGCCACCTCCAAAAGAGGAGCCGAAAATTGAGGTTATTCAGAACGTTGTTCCTGAGCCTGTAAAAGCTCCGAAGATTGAAACTCCACCACCACCAATTTCTAAGCAGTTGGAAACTACAACTGGTTTGAATAATCAGGAGGGAGTTAAAGCTCCGGCTTATACACCACCACCGCCACCACCATCTACGGGTACAAAAACTGCAACTGTAGAAGTGAAAGCGAATAACCCTAACGAAATCTACAAAGATGTAGACCAGTCTGCAGAATATCCTGGAGGTATGGGTGCATTAAGAAAATTCTTAGGTGAAAACTTCGATACTTCATTAATGGAAGGAGGTGAAGGTACCCTTAAAGCTAAGCTTAAGTTCGTTGTAGAAAAAGACGGAACTGTTTCTGCAGTTACTATTGAAGAGAAATCTCCAAATAGCGACTTCAACAATGAAGCAATTCGTGTAGTTAAGAAACTTAAAAAGTGGACTCCTGCTAAGAGAAATGGAGAAAGCGTAAGATCTTACTATAGCGTACCATTTACTATGAACTTTGAATAATTAGACTTATTTATTCAGAATATAAATAAAAAGAGAAGCATATGCTTCTCTTTTTATTTTTTTTGGTATTTTTGTTACATGATGTTCAATTGGTTATCCCTGGTTACGGGATTGTTTTATATTGTTTTAGGAATTGTAGTCATTATCTATAAATTCTTTTTTACTATTTTAGAACCTGCTATTGCTTATGCATTGGGTGCAGTGTTGATTATTTATGGTATTTTCAGAATCTATAGAGCAGTTGCTAAAATCAAAAAATCGAAAGATGAAGAATAGTTTTAAAATTGCACTTGTCTTTGTAATAACTATTATGCTGGCAGGCTGCAAAAAAGAGGAGAAATCTCCTTCCTATAATAAAGGTGATCTTACGATTTTTACAGATGAATCTTTTCAAAGTGTTACAGAAGCATTAGCCGATGGTTATATGATTAATTATCCTGAAACACATATCAAAGTAGAAACAAAAAAAGAAGATTTAGGCTTTCTTGACCTGTTGCATGGTAATGCTAAAGTCATTGTAATGTCTAGAAACCTTACTCCTGAAGAAATAAAAACCTACGAAGAAAGAACAGACCTGAAGTTTCTTCCTGCTAAATTCGCAGCAGATGCCGTAGTTTTTGTAGTTCCAAAAGACTCTCCAAAAGAAAATATCTCAATGGATGAGATCAATAATGGACTGCTTTCCGATAATAAAGAATTTATTTTTGATGGAACAAACTCCAGTAATTTAAACTTTGTGGCTGAGAAGTTAAAAAAGCAGCCTAAAGATCTTAAATATTCTATTATTCCAGGAAATCAGAAGATCATAGAAGAACTAGGAATGTATCCTAATAAAATAGGCGTTATTGGTCTTAATACATTCAGCCGTCCCTATGATAAAGCTTCTGAAAAACTGAGAGAAATGGTTAAAGTTCTTCCGGTTGTAAATAAAGGAAAATCATATAATGCAGATTTTGAAGGACTTCGTTCTATGGAATATCCGTTTACAAGAGTTCTTTATTTCCTGGAAAACGAGGGTAATTTTAATATTGCAAACGGATTTATAAGATTTTCATGTACTCATTTAGGACAGAAAATTGTTCAGAAAGAAGGTCTACAGCCTTATAACCTGTACAAAAGAGAGGTGCAGATGCGTTAAAAAATATAATTTCACAATTTAGCTATAATAAACAAAGTATTTTGGTCTGAAAATTGTGTAGAATATAACTCAATTATTAGAAAATATAAAATGAAAGATATAATGAATATGAATGTAAAGAAGATTGCTTTTGGAGCAGCCGTGGTATTTTTTACCGGTTTTGCCTCTGCACAGACATTGCAGGATGGTATTAACAGTATAGACAGTGATAAATTTGCTCAGGCAAAAACAAACTTCACTGATATGATCGCTAAAGAGCCTACCGCTGAAAACTACTTCTATTTAGGAAATACTTTCTTAAAGCAAGGAGAGCCAGATTATGCAAAGGCTACTGAAAACTTTAATAAAGGATTAGCTGCAGATGCTAAAAGCTTTGTTAACAAAATCGGTTTAGCTACCGTAAAATTAGGAAAGGGAGATAAAAGTGCTGTTGCTGAAATTCAGAAAATAGTAACTGATTCTAAAGAAAAAGATGCTGAAGTATTATTCAGAGCAGCAGAAGCTTTAACGTTATTTGAAAAGAACAGTTCTCCGGATCTTGCGATCCAATTCCTGACTAAAGCAATTGAAAAAGCTGAGAAAAAAGGAGTTCCTGCACATTACTATTATACATTAGGAGATGCTTACAGATTAAAAAGAGCTCCGGGTGAAGCTATGTCTGCTTATGACAAAGCATTACCATTAGCTAAAAACAAAGCTTCTGTTTATACAAGAATGGCTACATTATGGATGGCTGCTCAGATATGGCAGAAAGCTAAAGAAAGTGTGGATAAGGCAATCGCTGTAGATCCTACTTATGCACCAGCATACAAAGCATTGGCAGGTTATGATATCAGATACCAGCAAAATGCAAAGGCTACACAAGATCTTATCAACTATACAAAATACGCTGACGAAGATCCATATACTTTGTTAGAGATTTCAAAACTTTATTTTACTAATGAAGATTATGCCAACTCTAAAAGCGTATTAGATAAAATTTTTGATAAAATTGAAGATCCTATCAAGTTCAAATTAAGAGCTTATCAGGATTATGCAGATAAGAACTATGCAGGTGCTAAGCAGAATATGGATACTTTCGTTTCTCAAGCAGAGAAAACAAGAGTATTGCCTGCTGACCAAGGTCTACAAGGACTTATTGCTGCAGGATTAGCAAAAGATGAAAAAGATGCTGCTAAGAAATCTGCTTTAACTACAGAATCTCAGCAGAAAATCGCTATTGCTAAAGCTGCAAAAGATGAGACGATGAAGTGGGATTTAGAATTGGCAAACATCGCTGGAGGTGGTGGTGCTTCTCAGGCTGAAGCTGATAAAGGACCTACAAACCCTGCAATTGAAGCATTGAAGAAGCAAGTAGCTGCTAACAGCCAGGATTCTGATGCTTTATTCAAATTAGCAACCGCTTACCAGGATGTTAAAAACTGGAACGGAGCTATCCTTACATGGCAGAAAATGTCAGCGCTTCTTCCTGATTGGGCTCCGGCTTACTACAGCCAGGGATATTCTTACCAACAGGCAGGAAACAACGATGCTGCTAAAATTGCTTACGAAAAGTTCATCAGTACTGTAAAACCTGCTGATCAGGAAGCTAATAAGCAGACTCTTGCATATGCTTACTTTGCGGTAGCTTATATGAGCAAAGATTCTGATGTAGCAAAAGCAAAAGATTATGTTGCCAAATCTTTACAGTTAGATCCTACTTATCAGGATGCTGTAAAACTAAATGCAGAGATCAACAAGTAATTTAAAATTTAAATTATAGATATTAAAACTTCCCATTCGTAATGTTTGGGAAGTTTTTATTTTAAACCTTATCTTTGATTATATGAAAATCGATATACTTGCTTTTGGAGCACACCCTGATGATGTAGAATTAGGATGTGGAGGTACTATTGCCAAAATGGTTTCTGAAGGAAAAAAATGTGTTGTAGTAGATCTTACCAGAGGAGAACTCGGGACAAGAGGTACAGATGAAACAAGAAAGGCAGAAGCGGCAGATGCAGCAAAAATTCTTGGACTCTCCGCAAGAGAAAATCTGGGAATGAAAGATGGCTTTTTGGTGAATTCCGAAGAATACCAAATGAGGATTGTAAAAATGATCCGCAAATACAGACCGGAAATCGTCTTAGCGAATGCAATTGATGATAGACATCCGGATCATGCAAAAGGAGCGAAATTA
This Chryseobacterium sp. G0162 DNA region includes the following protein-coding sequences:
- a CDS encoding lipocalin family protein, whose product is MKKLALLFFGLSLLVTTGCNNSNDIVIDEPVIGLWQPLKEVVTTVEVGEQPISDVITYTDCQKQSRWWFSTEITGKRIDVEDPTTGTACNILPDKNFTYSYDKSGKTLQIKYQGVVAPVNTKVMTLDATTLNLSIREETEDPTIYKTRTITFKRVNPQS
- the leuS gene encoding leucine--tRNA ligase; the protein is MFYDHQQIEKKWQKYWEDNQTYKTSNNTDKPKFYVLDMFPYPSGAGLHVGHPLGYIASDIYARYKRHQGFNVLHPVGYDSFGLPAEQYAIQTGQHPAITTEQNINRYEEQLRKIGFSFDWSREVRTSDASYYKWTQWIFIELYHSWYNKNTDKAESIDTLIKHFEEKGTEGLNANQNDELNFTAEEWTNASAIDKEDILLNYRLAFRAETTVNWCPALGTVLANDEIKDGKSERGGFPVFQKKMMQWSMRISAYSERLLQGLSTLDWPQPLKDAQEYWIGKSQGAQVQFQVEGHNEIVEVFTTRPDTIFGATFMVLAPENPLVDTITTEAQKAEVDTYIEETSKKTERDRMSDVKNVSGAFTGSYVINPFSGEKMPIYISDYVLMGYGTGAVMAVPAHDERDHRFAKKFNLEIKKVVETEEDVQENSFDSKDSVCVNSDFLNGLHYAEAKSKIISEIETKGIGHGTTNYRQRDAIFSRQRYWGEPVPIYYKDGMPYTLPVSALPLELPEVEKYLPTEDGDPPLGNAKTFAWDEVNQKVVSTDLIDDQTIFPLELSTMPGWAGSSWYFLRYMDPQNDGEFSAKNLSDYWGQVDLYIGGSEHATGHLLYSRFWNMFLKDRGYINHDEPFQKLINQGMILGMSAFVYRIDGTNQYVSKNLASEYQTQQIHVDVSLLKGTSDELDTEAFKAWRPDYAHAEFILEDGKYITDREVEKMSKSKYNVVNPDDICDEYGADGLRLYEMFLGPLEQSKPWNTQGLSGVYGFLKKFWNLYFNGEVFEVSEEEPTKAEYKVLHTLIKKVVYDIENFSFNTSVSSFMIAVNELQKLKCNKRNILEPLAVIISPYAPHICEELWSLLGHDTSIEFEKFPALNEDYLIEDEIEYPVSVNGKMKFKISLSAQLSAKEVEDLVISNEKMQQILEGKTPKKIIVVPHRIVNIVI
- a CDS encoding MotA/TolQ/ExbB proton channel family protein, encoding MEMNVSKNDEQVVARKAGGLNPAVIIPILFIIGVCIYLFVLGSPGNFKDADKLGSGSVAFSSIEGKDIHPESFLGIIYKGGVIVPILITFMITVIVFSFERYFVLGKAAGKGNLDNFVVQVRSLLNQNKIDEAIEECDRQQGSVGNVVKEGLTTYKALAHDNTLNKEQKMVALNKAIEEATTLEMPMLEKNMMILSTLGTVATLVALLGTVIGMIKAFFALGSGGGTPDAAALSTGISEALINTALGIGTSAIAIILYNFFTSKIDGLTYKIDEISMSIQQSFAEFN
- a CDS encoding ExbD/TolR family protein; translated protein: MARVKPKRHGVVTDMTAMCDVAFLLLTFFILTTQFKKPDVEQIKPPSSISEKLLPDASLMTINATPDGKFYFQPVENASERVALLDKMGKKYGITFDNNQKAAFQKVQAIGVPMNQLKGYLDMPADEQKNYKSPTGIPMDSTNKQLIDWVKESLSVNPDYKLAIKGDVTTQYPKVKGLFEGLRDIDFLKFWLITSQEGKPNE
- a CDS encoding ExbD/TolR family protein, which produces MAEVQVQEKGGKGGKVRSKKQSTRVDMTPMVDLGFLLITFFMFTTTFSKPNVMDLGLPAKPKPDAPKPPPTEIKLSNSISILLGKNNRVFWHQQDATSLNDQTLMETTLDRDGIRKIIQQAKSRAADQTKFTVIIKPTDDAVYKNFVDILDEMAITKSEQYGVTDVKPWEKAVYEKKIGGAAAPAATK
- a CDS encoding energy transducer TonB, producing MADENVYGQNLTLDEIVFENRNKEYGAYDLRHQYPRLLTKSFIIGTALFLLAALSPFIYLTIKNLTAPPKQEVKADLVDILEEEPIIEQPKEEEPPPPPPPPKEEPKIEVIQNVVPEPVKAPKIETPPPPISKQLETTTGLNNQEGVKAPAYTPPPPPPSTGTKTATVEVKANNPNEIYKDVDQSAEYPGGMGALRKFLGENFDTSLMEGGEGTLKAKLKFVVEKDGTVSAVTIEEKSPNSDFNNEAIRVVKKLKKWTPAKRNGESVRSYYSVPFTMNFE
- a CDS encoding DUF308 domain-containing protein; its protein translation is MMFNWLSLVTGLFYIVLGIVVIIYKFFFTILEPAIAYALGAVLIIYGIFRIYRAVAKIKKSKDEE
- a CDS encoding PstS family phosphate ABC transporter substrate-binding protein; translation: MKNSFKIALVFVITIMLAGCKKEEKSPSYNKGDLTIFTDESFQSVTEALADGYMINYPETHIKVETKKEDLGFLDLLHGNAKVIVMSRNLTPEEIKTYEERTDLKFLPAKFAADAVVFVVPKDSPKENISMDEINNGLLSDNKEFIFDGTNSSNLNFVAEKLKKQPKDLKYSIIPGNQKIIEELGMYPNKIGVIGLNTFSRPYDKASEKLREMVKVLPVVNKGKSYNADFEGLRSMEYPFTRVLYFLENEGNFNIANGFIRFSCTHLGQKIVQKEGLQPYNLYKREVQMR
- a CDS encoding tetratricopeptide repeat protein encodes the protein MKDIMNMNVKKIAFGAAVVFFTGFASAQTLQDGINSIDSDKFAQAKTNFTDMIAKEPTAENYFYLGNTFLKQGEPDYAKATENFNKGLAADAKSFVNKIGLATVKLGKGDKSAVAEIQKIVTDSKEKDAEVLFRAAEALTLFEKNSSPDLAIQFLTKAIEKAEKKGVPAHYYYTLGDAYRLKRAPGEAMSAYDKALPLAKNKASVYTRMATLWMAAQIWQKAKESVDKAIAVDPTYAPAYKALAGYDIRYQQNAKATQDLINYTKYADEDPYTLLEISKLYFTNEDYANSKSVLDKIFDKIEDPIKFKLRAYQDYADKNYAGAKQNMDTFVSQAEKTRVLPADQGLQGLIAAGLAKDEKDAAKKSALTTESQQKIAIAKAAKDETMKWDLELANIAGGGGASQAEADKGPTNPAIEALKKQVAANSQDSDALFKLATAYQDVKNWNGAILTWQKMSALLPDWAPAYYSQGYSYQQAGNNDAAKIAYEKFISTVKPADQEANKQTLAYAYFAVAYMSKDSDVAKAKDYVAKSLQLDPTYQDAVKLNAEINK